TTTCGGATTTCGGATTTCGAATTTCGAATTAGTCGGAATAGGTATTCTTTTATCAAGCAAGGAACTACCCAACCAGGGTAATTGGAATTTAATGATTTGGTATTCACAGCCTGTAATCACGGCTATTTTCCTGGCACATTGGACTTCTTTGCGGTGTCTTTGCTGGTAGTCAAAGATAAGGCAATGACACTTATATCCTTTATTTTTTGCCCAATAAAGTGTCGTAGTCGAATCCAATCCACCAGAAAGTAAAATAACTGCCTTTTTTGTCTGCATAATATTCCCCTTTCGTAAGCGTTCAGCCACAGAGGCACAGAGTTCACAGAGAATTAAGGAAATTAGTCACATAAGGACACGAATTCGCCCTACAAATCTTTTTGTTGTTCAGGGAGATTCGAGACAGTAAAACATCTAACGGGATTCATTCGTGATTATATATTCCCTCTGTGTTCTCTGTGGCTCTGTGGCTATATCTTGAACGGTTACCAATAATTTTTATTCCCACTCAATCGTTCCTGGTGGTTTAGAGGTAATGTCATAGACGACGCGGTTTATGCCCTTCACCTCATTAACAATTTTAGTCGCAATTTTATTTAGCAGGGAATGAGGTAGTTGTGCCCAATCTGCGGTCATAGCATCTTGCGAGGTGACCGCACGAACTGCAATCACATCCTCATAAGTTCGTTCATCTCCCATCACGCCTACTGTCTTAACCGGTAAAAATACAGCAAAACATTGCCAGAGTTTGTGATATAAATTAGCCTTTTTTATCTCCTGCTCAATTATCCAATCTGCCTCACGAAGGATATTTAATCTTTCCATAGTTATTTCGCCAATGATTCGCACGGCTAATCCAGGTCCTGGAAATGGATGTTGCCAGACAATTTCATCTGGTAAGCCTAATTCTTTAGCCAGAATTCGAACCTCATCCTTAAATAATTCTCTAAACGGCTCAATTAACTTCAGATGCATCTTTTCAGGTAGTCCACCAACATTATGATGTGTTTTAATCGTTGCCGAAGGACCTTTAGTTGAAACACTTTCAATTACATCTGGATAAAGAGTTCCCTGGGCTAAAAAATATACATCACCTATTTTTTTTGCCTCTTCCTCAAATACCTTGATAAATTCGTTTCCAATAATCTTGCGTTTTAATTCCGGGTTGGTGACATCTTTAAGTTTTGTTAGAAATCTTTCGCTGGCATCGCAATAATCTAAGTTGACATGGTAATAATCTCTAAAAGTCTTTATCACTCGTTGGGCTTCATATTTTCTTAGTAAACCATTATTGACAAATATGCAGGTCAATTGATTCCCAATTGCCTTATGAAGCAGAACAGCCACGGTTGATGAATCTACACCACCACTTAAGGCACAGATAATCTTTTTACTTCCTACCTTTTCTCTTATTTCCTTTATTTTACTATCAATAAATGATTCCATTGTCCAGGTAGGTGCAAGCTGGCAAATTTTAAACAGGAAATTTTTGATTATTTGCATTCCATAGGTCGTATGAGCTACTTCCGGGTGAAATTGAAGTCCATAGATATTTTTGCCCTCGTTTGCTATGGCACAGGCAGGTGAATTAGTGGTTTTCCCAATCACCTTGAATCCATCAGGTAGATGTTCTACTTTATCACCATGGCTCATCCAGACCTGTGAAAATGCAGGAAGTTCTGCAAAAAGAGAGGAAGAACTTATCATCTCTAATTTTGCCTTACCATACTCACGGCTTTTGGCACTTTTAACTTCACCTCCCAGACATTGCACTAACCATTGCATACCATAACAAATGCCTAAGACAGGTAGCCCTAACTCCAAAATTTTTGGCTTTCCAAGAGGTGCATCTTTATCATAAACGCTTGCCGGGCCCCCAGAAAGTATTATCCCTTTAAATTGCTTCAGTTCCTGTGCTGAAATGTTATAAGGCAATATTTTACAATAAATATGTTGTTCTCGCACCCGGCGGGCGATAAGTTGTGTATATTGTGAGCCAAAATCTAAAATTGCTATCATTATTAATTATTATATCCTTCTTTATTTCCATTGTCAAGAAAATTTATTCGCTTGCCGTAATGGCTCAGTGAAATGGGGGAATTGGTAGTCTAATCTTTTATTACCAGGAAAGGGTCAACAATGTTATTCCCCCTTAATAAAGCTTAGCCTGTCCCACAAGTTTTACTGTCCAAATATGGTCATGCTGGAGAGCGGAGTCCATTACAAAATTCCAAATCACAAATTCCAAAATACAAATAAATTCCAATGACCAAAATTCAAAATTCCAAACGATGTAAGTAATTATAGAATTCATCTATCTGGTTTAGGTAATGAGTGGAGAATAAAGACATCTGAGCCAAAATTTGTCTTCACGGAAGCATTACCTTGCGGCACATATACCTGGAAAGTAGAGGTTGTTACTCGATGTTCAAGTTTTTTAAAGGTATAAAGATTTAACCGCAAAGAGCGCAAAGGAAGATTTCGCAAAGGACGCAAAGAAAGGGAAATTACGGGACGGTTCATTTTATCGTTTTCCCGATGATTTGTTTCGGATATACACTTGTAAACATTCACAGAAAGTTGAAATTGGAAATTAGAAATTGGGCTTTTATTTCTCCCCCT
This DNA window, taken from bacterium, encodes the following:
- the guaA gene encoding glutamine-hydrolyzing GMP synthase; this translates as MIAILDFGSQYTQLIARRVREQHIYCKILPYNISAQELKQFKGIILSGGPASVYDKDAPLGKPKILELGLPVLGICYGMQWLVQCLGGEVKSAKSREYGKAKLEMISSSSLFAELPAFSQVWMSHGDKVEHLPDGFKVIGKTTNSPACAIANEGKNIYGLQFHPEVAHTTYGMQIIKNFLFKICQLAPTWTMESFIDSKIKEIREKVGSKKIICALSGGVDSSTVAVLLHKAIGNQLTCIFVNNGLLRKYEAQRVIKTFRDYYHVNLDYCDASERFLTKLKDVTNPELKRKIIGNEFIKVFEEEAKKIGDVYFLAQGTLYPDVIESVSTKGPSATIKTHHNVGGLPEKMHLKLIEPFRELFKDEVRILAKELGLPDEIVWQHPFPGPGLAVRIIGEITMERLNILREADWIIEQEIKKANLYHKLWQCFAVFLPVKTVGVMGDERTYEDVIAVRAVTSQDAMTADWAQLPHSLLNKIATKIVNEVKGINRVVYDITSKPPGTIEWE